Proteins encoded within one genomic window of Rhinolophus sinicus isolate RSC01 linkage group LG05, ASM3656204v1, whole genome shotgun sequence:
- the ZNF292 gene encoding zinc finger protein 292 isoform X4, giving the protein MICNLESEGDEKSALVLCTAFLSRQLQQGEMYCAWELTLFWSKLQQRVEPSVQVYLERCRQLSLLTKTVYHIFFLIKVINSETEGAGLATCIELCVKALRLESTENTEVKISICKTISCLLPDDLEVKRACQLSEFLIEPTVDAYYAVEMLYNQPDQKYDEENLPIPNSLRCELLLVLKTQWPFDPEFWDWKTLKRQCLALMGEEASIVSSIDELNDSEVYEKVVDYQEEVKETSVNGISGGVGANSGLLKDICDEKQKKREIKQLRERGFISARFRNWQAYMQYCVLCDKEFLGHRIVRHAQKHYKDGVYSCPICAKNFNSKETFVPHVTLHVKQSSKERLAAMKPLRRLGRPPKITTTSENQKTNAVAKQEQRPIKKNSLYSTDFIVFNDNDGSDDENDDKDKSYEPEVIPVQKPVPVNEFNCPVSFCKKGFKYFKNLIAHVKGHKDNEDAKRFLEMQSKKVICQYCRRHFVSVTHLNDHLQMHCGSKPYICIQMKCKAGFNSYAELLTHRKEHQVFRAKCMFPKCGRIFSEAYLLYDHEAQHYNTYTCKFTGCGKVYRSQSELEKHLDDHSTPEKAPPPEDQLNSSGAPVQPSKVNQNSEGSTEKERALLPSENNIDNTLPADRGDAWDKSKAESAVTKQDQISASELRQADRPLSNGLENPATTPLLQASEVAVSIKVSLNQGIEDNFGKQENSAVEGTGESLVTNLHTAVEDTCNDLCHQGFQERKEQDCFNEAQITQNSLVNSETLKIGDLTPQNLERQVNNLMTFSVQNQAGFQNNLPTSKFECGGSVKTSSNLYNLPLKTLESITFVPPQPSLGSSLGTPSVPPKAPVQKFSCQVEGCTRTYNSSQSIGKHMKTAHPEQYAAFKMQRKSKKGQKSNNLNTPNNGKFVYFLPSQVSSSNNTFFTPQTKANGNPTCSNQLQHVSSSIFPAHLASVSTPLLPSVESVINPNIPSQDTNEQGGGMLCSQMENLSNTTLPAQMEDLTKTVLPLNIDSGSDPFLPLPAESSSMSLFPSPADSGTNTVFSQLESNTNHFSSQIEGDTNSSFLKGGNGENAVFPSQVNVANDFSSTSAQPSAPEKVKKDRGRGPNGKERKPKHNKRAKWPAIIRDGKFICSRCYRAFTNPRSLGGHLSKRSYCKPLDGAEIAQELLQSNGQPSLLASMILSTNAVNLQQPQQSTFNPEACFKDPSFLQLLAAENRSSPFLPNTFPRTGVTNFNTSVSQEGSEIIKQALETAGIPSTFEGAEMLSHVPTGCVSDAAQVNATVIPNPTVPPLLQTVCHPNPLLTNQNRTPNSKTSSIEECSSLTVFPTNDLLLKTVENSLCSSSFTNSGGPSQNFTSNSSRVSVISGPQNTRSSHLNKKGNSASKRRKKVAPPLIAPNASQNLVTSDLTAMGLIAKSIEMPTTNLHSNVIPNCEPQALVENITQKLNNVDNQLFMTDVKENFKTNLESHTVLTPLTLKTENGDSQMMALNSCTTSINSDLQISEDNVMQNFEKTLEIIKSAMNSQILEVKSGSQGAGETSQDAQMSYNIQLPSVNTVQNNKLPDSSQFSSFIGIMPTKSNIPQSEVLHKEDQVQEILEGLQKLKLENDLSTPVSQCVLINTSVTLTPTPVKSIPNVTVVQPVSEMINNIQFSDKVNKPFVCQNQGCNYSAMTKDALFKHYGKIHQYTPEMILEIKKNQLKFAPFKCVVPTCTKTFTRNSNLRAHCQLVHHFTTEEMVKLKIKRPYGRKSQSENLSAPRITQVKRQLAVTEENKREFQSALELGTIKENVLSNIAMVPEKQLTEKKSPEKTESSSQVITVTSEQCNTNSLTNIQTKGRKIRKHKKEKEEKKRKKPVSQSPDFPTRYSPYRPYRCVHQGCFAAFTIQQNLILHYQAVHKSDLPAFSAEVEEESEAVKESEETETKTVKEFRCQVSDCSRIFQAITGLIQHYMKLHEMTPEEIESMTASVDVGKFPCDQLECKSSFTTYLNYVVHLEADHGIGIRGSKTEEDGIYKCDCEGCDRMYATRSNLLRHIFNKHNDKHKAHLIRPRRLTPGQENISSKANQEKTKSKHRGSKHRSVKEGTKMPKTKRKKKNNLENKNAKIVQIEENKPYSLKRGKHVYSIKARNDALSECTSRFVTQYPCMIKGCTSVVTSESNIIRHYKCHKLSKAFTSQHRDLLIVFKRCCNSQLKETSQQEVKSDVKESDTCVSESNDNSRTATVPQKEVEKNEKDEMDELTELFITKLINEDNTSVETQAHTSSNVNNDFQENNPCQPEKQKASNLKRVNKEKNVSQNKKRKVEKAEPASAAELSSMHKEEETAVAIQTIEEHPASFDWSSFKPMGFEVSFLKFLEESAVKQKKNTDKDHPNSGNKKGSHSNSRKNTDKTAVTSGNHICSCKESETFVQFANPSQLQCSDNVKIVLDKTLKDCTELVLKQLQEMKPTVSLKKLEVPSNDPDVSVMKEISMGKATGRGQY; this is encoded by the exons ATGATTTGTAACTTAGAATCTGAAGGTGATGAAAAAAGTGCTCTTGTCTTATGTACTGCATTTTTGTCACGTCAGCTCCAACAAGGAGAAATGTACTGTGCTTG ggaGCTCACTCTTTTTTGGAGTAAATTACAGCAGAGAGTAGAACCATCTGTTCAAGTGTACCTAGAAAGATGTCGTCAACTTTCTTTATTAACCAAGACggtatatcacattttcttcctgATTAAAGTTATTAATTCAGAG ACCGAAGGGGCTGGACTTGCCACCTGTATAGAATTATGTGTAAAAGCTCTTCGCTTGGAATCTACAGAAAATACTGAAGTGAAAATATCTATTTGCAAGACCATTTCATGCTTGTTACCTGATGATCTGGAAGTTAAACGTGCTTGTCAACTGAGTGAATTTCTTATTGAGCCTACAGTAGATGCATATTATGCTGTGGAAATGTTGTATAACCAGCCAGACCAGAAATATGATGAAGAGAATCTTCCAATACCAAATTCTCTACGATGTGAGCTCTTACTTGTGTTGAAAACTCAATGGCCCTTTGATCCAGAATTCTGGGATTGGAAAACCTTAAAGCGACAATGTCTTGCATTAATGGGGGAAGAAGCATCGATTGTGTCGTCAATCGATGAACTAAACGACAGTGAAGTTTATGAGAAAGTAGTGGACTACCAGGAAGAGGTTAAAGAAACTTCTGTGAATGGAATTTCTGGTGGAGTTGGTGCTAATTCTGGCCTTCTTAAAGACAtttgtgatgaaaagcaaaagaagagagagataaaACAATTAAGAGAGAGGGGGTTTATATCTGCTAGGTTTCGGAATTGGCAAGCCTACATGCAGTATTGTGTGCTATGTGACAAAGAATTCCTTGGTCATAGAATAGTACGACATGCTCAGAAACATTACAAAGATGGGGTTTACAGTTGCCCCATATGTGCAAAGAATTTTAATTCTAAAGAAACCTTTGTCCCTCATGTCACACTGCATGTTAAACAATCTAGTAAAGAGAGACTAGCAGCTATGAAACCATTAAGAAGATTGGGAAGGCCTCCTAAGATCACAACTACCAGTGAGAATCAGAAGACTAATGCTGTGGCCAAGCAGGAACAGCGGCCTATAAAAAAGAATAGTCTCTATTCAACAGACTTCATAGTATTTAATGATAATGATGGTTCCGATGATGAGAATGATGATAAAGATAAATCTTATGAGCCAGAAGTGATCCCAGTCCAGAAACCAGTACCTGTTAATGAATTTAATTGCCCCGTAAGTTTTTGTAAAAAGGGctttaagtactttaaaaatctaattgCTCATGTAAAGGGGCATAAGGATAATGAAGATGCCAAGCGCTTTcttgaaatgcaaagcaaaaaagTTATTTGCCAGTACTGTAGGCGACATTTTGTAAGTGTTACTCATCTCAATGATCACTTACAAATGCACTGTGGCAGCAAACCATATATCTGTATACAGATGAAATGTAAGGCCGGTTTTAATAGTTATGCAGAGCTCTTAACCCACCGAAAGGAACATCAAGTCTTCAGAGCAAAGTGTATGTTTCCTAAGTGTGGCAGAATTTTTTCAGAGGCTTATTTACTGTATGATCATGAAGCACAGCATTATAATACCTATACTTGTAAGTTCACTGGCTGTGGTAAAGTGTATCGTTCTCAGAGTGAGCTAGAAAAGCATCTGGATGATCACAGTACTCCTGAAAAGGCACCGCCTCCTGAAGACCAACTTAATTCATCTGGAGCTCCTGTTCAGCCTTCCAAAGTGAATCAGAACTCAGAAGGGAGCACCGAGAAAGAGAGAGCTTTGCTTCCTTCAGAAAATAACATTGACAACACCTTACCAGCAGATAGAGGAGATGCTTGGGATAAAAGCAAGGCAGAATCAGCTGTGACCAAACAAGACCAGATTTCTGCTTCCGAGCTCCGGCAAGCTGATAGACCATTGTCAAATGGTCTGGAAAATCCTGCTACTACTCCTCTGCTTCAAGCCAGTGAGGTAGCCGTGTCCATTAAGGTATCCCTCAACCAGGGGATCGAGGATAACTTTGGAAAGCAAGAAAACTCAGCTGTGGAAGGCACTGGTGAATCACTGGTCACAAACTTACATACGGCAGTTGAAGATACTTGTAATGATTTGTGTCATCAAGGTTTccaggagagaaaagaacaggaTTGCTTTAATGAAGCCCAGATTACTCAGAATTCTCTAGTAAATTCAGAAACCCTCAAAATAGGTGACCTTACCCCACAAAACTTAGAAAGACAAGTGAACAACCTGATGACCTTTTCTGTGCAAAATCAGGCAGGATTTCAAAACAATTTACCAACTTCCAAGTTTGAATGTGGAGGTAGTGTTAAAACATCATCCAATCTTTATAATTTACCTCTTAAGACATTAGAAAGTATCACATTTGTCCCACCACAGCCCAGCCTAGGTAGTTCTTTAGGAACTCCATCAGTGCCTCCAAAAGCACCAGTTCAGAAATTTAGTTGCCAGGTTGAGGGATGTACTCGAACCTATAATTCTTCACAGAGTATTGGGAAACACATGAAGACAGCACACCCTGAGCAGTATGCTGCATTTAAAATGCAGCGTAAAAGTAAAAAAGGTCAAAAATCTAACAACTTAAATACACCAAATAATggaaagtttgtttattttttgccatCACAGGTGAGCAGCtctaataatacattttttacacCACAGACCAAAGCCAATGGGAATCCTACTTGTTCAAATCAGTTGCAGCATGTCTCATCTTCCATTTTTCCAGCTCATTTAGCAAGTGTGTCTACTCCGCTATTACCCTCAGTGGAAAGTGTCATAAATCCAAATATACCTTCTCAGGACACAAATGAACAAGGTGGTGGTATGTTATGTTCCCAAATGGAAAATTTGTCAAACACTACCTTGCCAGCACAAATGGAAGATCTAACCAAAACGGTTTTGCCTTTGAACATTGACAGTGGCTCAGATCCTTTCCTTCCTTTACCTGCAGAAAGTAGTTCAatgtctctcttcccttctccagcaGATAGTGGGACTAATACTGTTTTTTCCCAACTGGAAAGTAATACAAATCATTTTTCCTCACAGATTGAAGGAGACACTAATTCCTCCTTTCTAAAAGGGGGTAATGGTGAAAATGCAGTTTTTCCTTCACAAGTGAATGTTGCAAATGACTTCAGTAGCACGAGTGCCCAACCATCCGCtcctgaaaaagttaaaaaagaccGTGGGCGAGGCCcaaatgggaaggaaagaaaacctaaGCACAACAAAAGGGCTAAATGGCCTGCAATTATCAGAGATGGGAAATTTATCTGTAGCAGGTGTTATAGGGCTTTTACCAATCCCAGATCTCTGGGTGGACACTTGTCTAAGCGATCTTATTGTAAACCACTGGACGGAGCAGAAATTGCTCAAGAGCTTCTGCAGAGTAATGGACAGCCTTCTCTTCTTGCCAGCATGATTCTTTCCACAAATGCAGTCAATTTACAGCAGCCACAACAGTCTACCTTCAATCCAGAAGCATGTTTTAAAGATCCGTCATTCCTGCAACTTCTTGCTGCTGAAAATCGCTCATCACCATTTTTACCAAATACATTTCCTCGGACTGGTGTGACTAACTTTAATACAAGTGTTAGTCAAGAAGGCAGTGAAATTATTAAACAGGCTTTGGAAACTGCTGGCATTCCCAGTACATTTGAGGGTGCCGAAATGCTTTCTCACGTTCCAACAGGTTGTGTCTCAGATGCAGCACAAGTAAACGCAACAGTGATACCAAATCCAACAGTGCCACCCCTGTTGCAGACTGTGTGTCACCCAAACCCCCTGCTGACAAACCAGAATCGAACACCAAATTCCAAAACTTCCTCCATTGAGGAATGCAGCAGTTTGACTGTTTTTCCAACAAATGACTTACTACTGAAGACTGTTGAAAATAGTCTGTGCTCTAGTTCGTTCACTAATTCTGGTGGGCCATCACAGAATTTTACTAGTAATAGTTCGCGTGTTTCAGTTATAAGTGGTCCTCAAAACACAAGGTCCAGTCActtaaataaaaagggaaacagtGCTtctaagagaagaaagaaagttgCTCCTCCACTAATTGCACCTAACGCTTCCCAAAACTTGGTAACAAGTGACTTAACAGCAATGGGACTTATAGCAAAGAGTATTGAGATGCCAACCACTAACCTTCATTCAAACGTAATTCCAAATTGTGAACCTCAGGCTTTGGTGGAAAATATAACacagaaattaaataatgttGACAATCAGTTATTTATGACTGATgtgaaagaaaacttcaaaaccAATCTTGAGTCCCATACAGTGTTAACTCCTTTaacattaaaaactgaaaatggtgATTCCCAAATGATGGCTTTGAATTCATGCACAACTTCAATAAATTCTGATTTGCAGATTTCTGAAGACAATGTTATGCAAAACTTTGAGAAGACtcttgaaattattaaaagtGCTATGAATTCTCAAATACTCGAGGTAAAAAGTGGATCTCAGGGTGCTGGTGAAACATCACAGGATGCTCAAATGAGCTATAACATTCAGCTTCCTTCAGTAAACACTGTACAAAATAACAAATTACCGGATTCTTCTCAGTTTTCCTCCTTCATAGGTATCATGCCAACAAAAAGTAACATTCCTCAGTCTGAAGTATTACATAAGGAGGATCAAGTACAGGAAATTTTAGAAGgcttacagaaattaaaattagaaaatgaccTATCCACTCCAGTATCCCAGTGTGTACTAATAAATACATCAGTGACACTAACTCCCACTCCTGTTAAATCAATTCCAAATGTTACAGTTGTTCAGCCAGTTTctgaaatgataaataatatcCAGTTTAGTGACAAAGTTAATAAACCCTTTGTGTGTCAAAACCAAGGCTGTAACTACAGTGCTATGACAAAGGATGCACTATTTAAGCACTATGGTAAAATTCATCAGTACACTCCAGAGATGATTCTTGAAATTAAGAAGAATCAGTTAAAATTTGCTCCATTTAAATGTGTAGTACCTACATGTACAAAAACATTTACAAGAAATTCTAATCTCCGGGCACACTGTCAGTTGGTACATCATTTTACAACAGAAGAGATggtcaagttaaaaataaaaaggccttATGGAAGAAAATCTCAGAGTGAAAATTTGTCAGCCCCACGAATTACGCAAGTAAAGAGACAGCTAGCTGtgacagaggaaaataaaagggaattcCAGTCTGCTTTAGAATTGGgaacaataaaggaaaatgtcCTCAGTAACATAGCAATGGTTCCAGAAAAAcaacttacagaaaaaaaaagtcctgaaaaaacAGAAAGTTCTTCACAAGTGATTACAGTTACTTCAGAACAATGTAATACAAATTCTCTCACAAACATACAAACCAAAGGACGGAAaattaggaaacataaaaaagaaaaggaggagaaaaaacgCAAGAAGCCAGTTTCTCAATCCCCTGACTTTCCAACAAGATATAGTCCCTACAGGCCTTATCGATGTGTTCATCAGGGTTGCTTTGCCGCCTTTACGATACAGCAAAACTTAATTCTGCATTACCAGGCTGTACACAAATCAGATCTACCTGCATTTTCTGCAGAGGTTGAAGAGGAAAGCGAAGCTgttaaagaaagtgaagaaactgaaactaaaaCTGTGAAAGAATTTCGATGTCAGGTGAGTGACTGTTCTCGAATTTTCCAAGCAATTACTGGCCTAATACAACACTACATGAAACTTCATGAAATGACTCCTGAGGAAATTGAAAGCATGACTGCTTCTGTTGATGTTGGGAAATTTCCGTGTGACCAGTTAGAGTGTAAATCTTCATTTACCACATATTTGAACTATGTTGTTCATCTTGAGGCAGATCATGGAATTGGGATAAGGGGAAGTAAAACTGAAGAAGATGGCATATACAAGTGTGACTGTGAAGGCTGTGACCGTATGTATGCAACTCGGTCGAATCTCCTCCGacacatttttaataagcatAATGACAAACATAAAGCTCATTTGATTCGGCCAAGAAGATTAACACCTGGTCAGGAAAATATATCAAGCAAGGCAAACCAAGAAAAGACAAAGTCTAAACATCGGGGGTCAAAACACAGATCTGTAAAGGAAGGAACCAAAATGCCTAAGACCaaacgaaagaaaaaaaataatttagaaaacaagaatgCAAAGATTGTACAGATTGAAGAAAATAAGCCTTATTCTCTGAAACGTGGAAAGCATGTATATTCTATAAAGGCTAGAAATGATGCCTTATCTGAGTGTACAAGCAGATTTGTAACCCAGTATCCATGTATGATAAAGGGGTGTACGTCAGTTGTTACAAGTGAAAGCAATATAATTAGACACTATAAATGCCATAAATTATCTAAGGCATTTACATCACAACACCGCGATCTTCTTATTGTCTTTAAACGATGTTGTAACTCACAATTAAAGGAAACTTCTCAGCAAGAAGTTAAGAGTGATGTGAAAGAATCTGACACATGTGTATCAGAGAGCAATGATAACTCAAGAACAGCTACAGTTCCACAAAAggaagttgaaaaaaatgaaaaagatgaaatggatGAGCTAACAgaattatttattacaaaattaataaatgaagacaACACAAGTGTGGAGACGCAAGCTCATACCTCATCAAATGTAAATAatgattttcaggaaaataacCCTTGCcagccagaaaaacaaaaagcaagtaaTTTGAAGagagttaataaagaaaaaaatgtctcccaaaataaaaagaggaaagttgAAAAAGCTGAACCAGCATCAGCCGCTGAGTTAAGTAGTATGcataaagaagaagaaactgcTGTTGCAATTCAAACCATTGAGGAGCATCCTGCATCTTTTGACTGGAGCTCATTTAAACCAATGGGATTTGAAGTATCATTTCTGAAGTTTCTTGAGGAGTCTGCagtgaagcagaagaaaaatactgACAAAGACCATCCAAATagtggaaataaaaaaggatcccattcaaattcaagaaaaaatacCGACAAGACTGCTGTGACTAGTGGAAATCATATATGTTCTTGTAAAGAAAGTGAAACCTTTGTACAGTTTGCCAATCCATCACAACTTCAGTGCAGTGATAATGTAAAAATTGTTTTAGACAAGACTCTGAAAGATTGCACTGAGCTTGTCTTGAAGCAACTTCAGGAAATGAAACCTACCGTCAGTCTGAAAAAACTTGAAGTACCTTCAAATGATCCAGATGTGTCTGTTATGAAAGAAATCAGTATGGGTAAAGCCACAGGGAGAGGGCAGTACTGA